The proteins below are encoded in one region of Clostridium estertheticum:
- a CDS encoding YhcH/YjgK/YiaL family protein has product MIFGDIKNINDMEKVLPKAIIKVINYLKESDFLSMKPGVYKIEGEDIFAQVVDITTREKAEVNPEVHKKYIDVQFSVEGKEKIGFARENGNNEVLEDLLDEKDIKFYKNVDNEIDLIMNKGNFVVLFPNDVHRPGCAIEVPCLIRKVIVKINTEIL; this is encoded by the coding sequence ATGATATTTGGTGATATTAAAAATATTAATGATATGGAAAAGGTTCTTCCAAAAGCAATAATTAAGGTTATTAACTATTTGAAAGAGAGTGATTTTCTAAGTATGAAACCAGGAGTTTATAAAATTGAGGGCGAAGACATATTTGCTCAGGTAGTAGACATCACAACAAGAGAAAAAGCTGAAGTAAACCCAGAAGTTCATAAGAAATATATTGATGTACAATTTTCTGTAGAGGGAAAAGAAAAAATAGGGTTTGCTCGAGAGAATGGTAATAATGAAGTATTAGAGGATCTTTTAGATGAAAAGGATATTAAATTCTATAAGAATGTTGATAATGAAATCGATTTAATAATGAATAAAGGCAATTTTGTCGTGCTTTTCCCAAATGATGTTCATAGACCGGGGTGTGCAATAGAAGTTCCTTGTTTAATAAGAAAAGTAATTGTAAAGATA
- a CDS encoding LacI family DNA-binding transcriptional regulator, whose translation MNLNIYDIAKEAGVSITTVSRVLNHKENISNKTKDKVEKILKKYNYIPNAIARGLVTKSMKSIGIVTTNITDMHHAKSAYIMEREFNKLGYSVMLCNTGARTDESINYIKMLSERNIDGIILMGSVFNNKDIQSSISAYLNHIPTVLQNGFLDMENTYSVLVDDSYGISMCVDHLFEKGHSDIVYVKDMDTYSAKQKKEGFLVGMNKNGLKLDDNSIINTQCGLDGGRNAVKELIKLRKNFTAIIFGEDVTAIGAIKELRDLDINVPKDVAIIGFNNSILAECCYPELTSVDNKVETTSFLSVRLLSDLIEKKNVASNILVRPELVIRKST comes from the coding sequence ATGAATTTGAATATATATGATATTGCAAAAGAAGCTGGTGTCTCTATAACCACTGTGTCTAGAGTTCTTAACCACAAAGAAAATATTAGTAACAAAACTAAAGATAAGGTTGAAAAAATTTTAAAAAAATATAATTATATACCCAATGCTATAGCCAGAGGTTTAGTAACTAAATCTATGAAATCTATAGGCATCGTTACAACTAATATTACTGATATGCATCATGCGAAGTCTGCCTACATAATGGAGAGAGAATTTAACAAGTTGGGTTATTCTGTTATGCTTTGCAATACCGGTGCAAGGACCGATGAAAGTATAAATTATATTAAAATGTTATCTGAGCGAAATATAGATGGAATTATTTTAATGGGGTCAGTATTTAATAATAAAGATATACAATCATCAATTTCCGCGTATCTTAATCATATTCCAACGGTACTTCAAAATGGATTTTTAGATATGGAAAATACCTACTCAGTATTAGTAGATGACTCTTATGGTATTTCTATGTGTGTTGATCATCTCTTTGAGAAAGGCCATTCAGATATAGTATACGTAAAAGATATGGATACCTATAGTGCAAAGCAAAAGAAAGAAGGATTTCTAGTTGGAATGAATAAGAATGGTTTAAAGCTAGATGACAATTCCATTATAAATACACAGTGTGGATTAGATGGTGGCCGGAATGCGGTAAAAGAACTTATTAAATTAAGGAAAAATTTTACTGCAATAATCTTTGGTGAGGATGTTACTGCAATTGGTGCTATAAAGGAGCTTCGCGACTTAGATATTAACGTACCTAAAGATGTTGCTATAATAGGTTTTAATAATTCAATACTCGCCGAGTGTTGCTACCCAGAGTTAACTTCTGTTGACAATAAAGTTGAGACAACAAGTTTTTTAAGTGTTAGATTATTAAGCGATCTTATAGAGAAAAAAAATGTAGCATCAAATATTCTAGTTCGCCCAGAACTCGTAATTAGAAAAAGTACTTAA
- a CDS encoding TetR/AcrR family transcriptional regulator, with amino-acid sequence MYNGPIYCKKPIYKHFKSKDDIIFEYFKEIIESDKNYTIESIKKAGSLENKLNSIIFSYHKYKLPINILDEAHKFYYNEWNKLQDLKNFKLKLIETTLKESMESGVLRNDINLNLISSILESVSNTFLDYEFLSKNNMTMKDAMNETITILLHGILKI; translated from the coding sequence ATGTATAATGGGCCTATTTACTGTAAAAAACCTATATATAAACATTTTAAAAGTAAAGATGATATTATATTTGAATATTTTAAAGAAATAATAGAAAGTGATAAAAATTACACTATTGAATCTATAAAGAAAGCTGGTTCTTTAGAAAATAAGTTGAATTCAATAATTTTTTCTTATCATAAATATAAACTTCCCATTAATATACTAGATGAAGCACATAAGTTTTATTATAATGAATGGAATAAACTCCAAGATCTAAAGAATTTCAAATTGAAACTCATAGAAACAACACTAAAAGAGTCTATGGAATCAGGAGTTTTAAGGAATGATATTAATCTAAATCTTATCAGTTCCATCTTAGAGAGTGTTAGTAACACATTTCTAGATTATGAATTCTTGAGCAAAAATAACATGACAATGAAAGATGCAATGAATGAGACGATTACAATATTACTTCATGGGATTTTAAAGATATAA